One genomic window of Mus pahari chromosome 23, PAHARI_EIJ_v1.1, whole genome shotgun sequence includes the following:
- the Tpst1 gene encoding protein-tyrosine sulfotransferase 1 isoform X1 yields MVGKLKQNLLLACLVISSVTVFYLGQHAMECHHRIEERSQPARLENPKATVRTGLDVKANKTFTYHKDMPLIFIGGVPRSGTTLMRAMLDAHPDIRCGEETRVIPRILALKQMWSRSSKEKIRLDEAGVTDDVLDSAMQAFLLEVIVKHGEPAPYLCNKDPFALKSLTYLARLFPNAKFLLMVRDGRASVHSMISRKVTIAGFDLNSYRDCLTKWNRAIETMYNQCMEVGYKKCMLVHYEQLVLHPERWMRTLLKFLHIPWNHSVLHHEEMIGKAGGVSLSKVERSTDQVIKPVNVGALSKWVGKIPPDVLQDMAVIAPMLAKLGYDPYANPPNYGKPDPKILENTRRVYKGEFQLPDFLKEKPQTEQVE; encoded by the exons ATGGTTGGAAAGCTGAAGCAGAACTTACTCTTGGCGTGTCTGGTCATTAGTTCTGTGACCGTGTTTTACCTGGGCCAGCATGCCATGGAGTGCCATCACCGAATAGAGGAAcgtagccagccagccagactgGAGAACCCCAAGGCGACTGTGCGAACTGGTCTGGACGTCAAAGCCAACAAAACTTTCACCTATCACAAAGATATGCCTTTAATATTCATCGGAGGTGTGCCTCGGAGCGGCACCACACTCATGAGGGCTATGCTGGATGCACATCCTGACATCCGCTGCGGAGAGGAAACCAGGGTCATCCCTCGAATCCTGGCCCTGAAGCAGATGTGGTCCCGGTCCAGTAAAGAGAAGATCCGCCTGGATGAGGCTGGTGTCACAGATGATGTGCTAGATTCTGCCATGCAGGCCTTCCTTCTGGAGGTCATTGTTAAACATGGGGAGCCGGCACCTTATTTATGTAACAAAGATCCTTTTGCCCTGAAATCCTTGACTTACCTTGCTAGGTTATTTCCCAATGCCAAATTTCTCCTGATGGTCCGAGATGGCCGGGCGTCAGTACATTCAATGATTTCTCGGAAAGTTACTATAGCTGGGTTTGACCTGAACAGCTACCGGGACTGTCTGACCAAGTGGAACCGGGCCATAGAAACCATGTACAACCAGTGTATGGAAGTTGGTTATAAGAAATGCATGTTGGTTCACTATGAACAGCTTGTCTTACACCCTGAACGGTGGATGAGAACGCTCTTAAAGTTCCTCCATATTCCATGGAACCATTCCGTTTTGCACCATGAAGAAATGATCGGGAAAGCTGGGGGAGTTTCTCTATCAAA AGTGGAGAGATCAACAGACCAAGTCATCAAACCCGTCAATGTGGGGGCTCTGTCGAAGTGGGTTGGGAAGATACCCCCGGACGTCTTACAAGACATGGCAGTCATTGCACCCATGCTCGCCAAACTGGGATATGACCCGTACGCCAATCCCCCTAACTACGGAAAACCTGACCCCAAGATCCTGGAAAACACCAGAAGG
- the Tpst1 gene encoding protein-tyrosine sulfotransferase 1 isoform X2, translated as MVGKLKQNLLLACLVISSVTVFYLGQHAMECHHRIEERSQPARLENPKATVRTGLDVKANKTFTYHKDMPLIFIGGVPRSGTTLMRAMLDAHPDIRCGEETRVIPRILALKQMWSRSSKEKIRLDEAGVTDDVLDSAMQAFLLEVIVKHGEPAPYLCNKDPFALKSLTYLARLFPNAKFLLMVRDGRASVHSMISRKVTIAGFDLNSYRDCLTKWNRAIETMYNQCMEVGYKKCMLVHYEQLVLHPERWMRTLLKFLHIPWNHSVLHHEEMIGKAGGVSLSNEAVQMEVAVKFRKVNWLYFKLHFYSYIFPLFKELP; from the exons ATGGTTGGAAAGCTGAAGCAGAACTTACTCTTGGCGTGTCTGGTCATTAGTTCTGTGACCGTGTTTTACCTGGGCCAGCATGCCATGGAGTGCCATCACCGAATAGAGGAAcgtagccagccagccagactgGAGAACCCCAAGGCGACTGTGCGAACTGGTCTGGACGTCAAAGCCAACAAAACTTTCACCTATCACAAAGATATGCCTTTAATATTCATCGGAGGTGTGCCTCGGAGCGGCACCACACTCATGAGGGCTATGCTGGATGCACATCCTGACATCCGCTGCGGAGAGGAAACCAGGGTCATCCCTCGAATCCTGGCCCTGAAGCAGATGTGGTCCCGGTCCAGTAAAGAGAAGATCCGCCTGGATGAGGCTGGTGTCACAGATGATGTGCTAGATTCTGCCATGCAGGCCTTCCTTCTGGAGGTCATTGTTAAACATGGGGAGCCGGCACCTTATTTATGTAACAAAGATCCTTTTGCCCTGAAATCCTTGACTTACCTTGCTAGGTTATTTCCCAATGCCAAATTTCTCCTGATGGTCCGAGATGGCCGGGCGTCAGTACATTCAATGATTTCTCGGAAAGTTACTATAGCTGGGTTTGACCTGAACAGCTACCGGGACTGTCTGACCAAGTGGAACCGGGCCATAGAAACCATGTACAACCAGTGTATGGAAGTTGGTTATAAGAAATGCATGTTGGTTCACTATGAACAGCTTGTCTTACACCCTGAACGGTGGATGAGAACGCTCTTAAAGTTCCTCCATATTCCATGGAACCATTCCGTTTTGCACCATGAAGAAATGATCGGGAAAGCTGGGGGAGTTTCTCTATCAAA tgaAGCTGTGCAAATGGAAGTTGCTGTTAAATTCAGGAAAGTAAATTGGTTATACTTCAAACTTCACTTCTATTCATATATATTCCCCCTGTTTAAAGAACTCCCTTAG